One Aphidius gifuensis isolate YNYX2018 linkage group LG5, ASM1490517v1, whole genome shotgun sequence genomic region harbors:
- the LOC122857016 gene encoding histidine-rich glycoprotein-like produces the protein MYSHIIILVTIGVFGASLAAPSWGGHHKHVVIHVPQHIHTVHHHHTEKVPYPVHHVEKVHVPVHHVEKVHVPVPYPVHHVEKVHVPVHHIEKVHVPVPVYHKEEHEEQKWWA, from the exons atgTACTCTCACATCATCATT cttgttACTATTGGAGTTTTTGGTGCTTCATTGGCAGCTCCATCATGGGGTGGACACCA caaACATGTAGTTATTCATGTTCCTCAACATATACATActgttcatcatcatcatacagAAAAAGTGCCTTATCCAGTGCATCATGTTGAAAAAGTACATGTACCAGTTCATCATGTTGAAAAAGTTCATGTGCCTGTTCCTTATCCAGTACATCATGTTGAAAAAGTACATGTACCAGTTCATCATATTGAAAAAGTACATGTTCCTGTACCAGTTTATCACAAGGAAGAACATGAAGAACAAAAATGGTGGGCTTAG
- the LOC122857017 gene encoding signal peptidase complex subunit 1, producing the protein MVWIIDSIKAIPTHMDYAGQARAEKLSRIIVTLFGVVGLLWGYIIQEFSQALYILGAGCVMAALITVPPWPMYRQNPLDWQKPPTEVPTKKSKNKKRID; encoded by the exons atggttTGGATAATTGACTCAATCAAAGCAATTCCCACACACATg GACTATGCTGGACAAGCAAGAGCTGAAAAATTATCCAGAATAATTGTAACACTCTTTGGA GTTGTTGGACTTTTATGGGGTTACATTATTCAAGAATTTTCACAAGCTCTTTACATACTTGGAGCTGGATGTGTTATGGCTGCTTTGATCACAGTACCACCCTGGCCAATGTACAGACAAAATCCTCTTGATTGGCAAAAACCACCAACTGAAGTACCaactaaaaaatctaaaaataaaaaaagaattgattaa